One window from the genome of Nicotiana tomentosiformis chromosome 5, ASM39032v3, whole genome shotgun sequence encodes:
- the LOC138892983 gene encoding uncharacterized protein — MVRTRNTGFDDQTPAPPVGAARGRSQGRGRARGRGRPRSAARAHALAAAEEPPVAPVGEEAPETPVSTPALQKTLAQFLSMFVTLAQAGIIPLAPANSQAAGRAHTTVARTPELRAQVYHAPEVIAVQPIVPVRPKARATVSEGEQLRLQRYKKYHPSTFSGLALENAQSFLEECHCILHTMESGGSCATPENCASNFERKEVICKIFKV; from the exons atggtgaggacacgcaatACTGGatttgatgatcagacacccgcaccccctgttggagccgcaagaggccggagTCAGGgcagaggccgtgccagaggtcgAGGAAGACCACGTAGTGCAGCTAGAGCACACGCACTAGCTGCTGCagaggaaccaccagtagctccagttggagaagaggcacctgagacgcctgttagtactcctgcacttcagaagactcttgcccagtttctgagcatgtttgtcactctagctcaggcagggataattccacttgctcctgccaatTCTCAAGCTGCGGGAAGAGCACATACTACTGTTGCCCGTACCCCAGAGCTACGGGCCCAAGTttaccatgccccagaggttatagcAGTGCAGCCAATTGTCCCCGTTCGGCCCAAGGCTAGggcaacagtttcagagggggagcagctcaggctccagaggtacaagaagtaccacccttccactttcagcggtttggcttTAGAGAATGCTCagagttttcttgaggaatgtcactgcatcctccatactatgg aGTCAGGAGGATCATGTGCAACACCTGAGAattgtgcttcaaactttgagagaaaagaagttatatgcaaaattttcaaagtgtga